In Phaseolus vulgaris cultivar G19833 chromosome 3, P. vulgaris v2.0, whole genome shotgun sequence, the sequence CATtgaatcaaaagaaaaaatttcaatatcatctGTCGTGGTTGTTTAATACTTTGACTTGGTAATAATGCTGCATAGCAAAATGGTTGGCATATCTCTGTGTGGTAACTAACGACCTTCATGTGGTATATCACCAATCTATTAAATTTTTGTGAcaaatataaacatattttatcaattttagGAATGTCCAGagattaattgaataaaacaatgTATGTTATACAAATTCACTTTCTTATTcctaaaacaaacacaaacacgtAATACACAAATAAGTGTCATAACTTGTACGTACAATAGGTTCAAAAGCTGGTATATGAGCGTATTggcaaaaatattataaaacaaaaaaatcagTAAACCAATTTCGCTAATTCAAAATTATGTAACTAGACTGTTGGCACTGCAAAAAACAGTTAGACTAGTTTCAATACGtataaatactaaaaagaaaCTCAAACTTAATGAAATTTTAGACAAATAAGTCATACATAGTTAACATACACACAGTCACCAATCTGGGAGCAATAAGAACATAGTAATGAGGTCCAAAAAATGAAAGATGATTGTGAAATTAACAGAAAAGAAACACAAcaaattagataaaaataaatagtagaATGCAAGCTGACAAgttccaaggatgaagaaagAACAGAACAGAGAACACAAAATACTACTTTAAAGTGTGAAGGAGCAGAGGTAAAATGGTAGTTTTTTTCTTGAATGGTAAAGGTTTCATGTCCGAATATGTTTCTGAAGCAAAAAATGCAATAGAAAATGAGGGGAGACTTCGAAATTTACCCATTAGAACGTTTTTTCATGAGCGAAAAATGGGTTTTGGTAGCTTATATCAAAAAGTAGCACCACTGTATCACGACAAAAAGCCACTATTGCAGTTGCAATAACTGCTACCAAAATGGTTTCACAATTCTGCTCAGCTACGCTACTTTCCTGAGCTATTGATTACTATATTTGTCAAAGAAGCAGACAACTTCCTTGAAGATAAGAAAACCTAATTCTATCATTAGTCACCTTCAAAGACATATTTAAATCACTTTATTATAAAACTATCTAACATGCTAAATCACAAAGAAGTACTTATGTATGTACTTAAGAAATCCCTGCTAGGGAAAAAAGGGGGcttcaaaatgaaaaatctaCATATATACAGAAATGCATATAGTTTGACTTAAAGCTCACAGCATTTAAAGCAAGGATGCAGGAGCATGGCTCACGCAATGGCTATATAGTATATAAACTGAGTAATAACGAGTCACTCGAGTAAACTTTTCCTTTGCTCTTGTGCATTTGGGAATGACTTATATCTGAAATAAACTAAACATGATTTATATTCATCATATCAGAAATGTACATATTTTATTCATCTTTTATGTGATTGTTTAGACTTCACAATCAGAATGCATGACATTAGTTTTGAAGATGGTGTCATGCCTTCCAGATTAGACTCCTACAGAGTAAGAAAAACATGCAAAGTAATAAAGGGAATATCCACACTTAACTTGGATTAAAGTAGATACACTCTTCCGTCCTTACTTTTACACACCCTCTCACTTTAGAAGAGCTAAATCCCAAACATCCAAGCATGTGATCTTCCAAATGTCTGAGGCCAATATCTAAAAAGAATCTCTTATCCTTATATCTCGGCAGTCTAGAGACACTTAGTTCTGGGAAATAGATAATATAAAgagtgatgatttttttttttggagatCACAATCGGAGGTTGCATTCTCAAGAACAAGCCTAATTTCTTTcattaacataaaataaaaaaacttaccaATTATTCTTCTTTTGAACCCAGAACGACATTTTTGAGTATTATTAGTTGATATAAAAAAGTGAAGATAATGAACCTTACATACTCTACAGAGCTTCAAAggactaaaatataaaaaatacaacatAAATCCAAAACCAATACAATATATCAGCAAAATATTGATAGAAAATAACTCTATTAAAATGACCTATAATAGCTTGTAAAAACGTTGATTAGTGAGTGCTGTAAGTTAAGGAGAATCAACATCCACATGAAGTACAAAGAGAGACTACACACTGGCACTGGGAATTCAGTTATTCCTATCGCAACAATAAAATCTTCAGTTCCTAACAGTTTAAAACTTTGCAGATGTTAAGGATCAATCTCACGAACATTTGAACATCACAAATCACATTAATTTCTGGTATGACAACAAGTTTTATATTAAAGTGCACAACCAGTCAGTTACAAGTCAACCAAAAAGCTAAGGGTTGCTTACCCATTCACCCGGGCAAAGGGAGCGGTAATATTTAGCAAATTTCTGACATTCACCTGAGTTATCACCCTTTGCTGCCAAGCATCTgtaattaaaatcaatattaGGTAAAAGATCATAGGTAACACTTTCGCAGAAACCAGATAGCCAACGTCAGAAAATCCACCTATGAAACTCAATGTAGCGAGTGAAACAATGTCTGGTTTGATTTGTTGTAGGAAAACGAAAATCGGCAGGTGCTGTTTTTAGTTCAATCTAGCAGGAAGTAACAACAAAAATTATGTTAAGGGAAAAAAGACTACAAATTTGCAGAAGATACCAAACCTGTTGCATGAAAAGTCAAATTCAAAACCAGAAAATATACAGTATAGCAGAAAGCCAGAGGGTGATTTTGTATCACGACTCTAGTTTTAAGCGATGAAATAAGTGTGCCTGAAATATATTACCCATACCCACCCTCCTCAAGTCATTAATAAAGAACGACTAATATGAATGTCAACAAAGACCAAAACATATCTTCATTCAGAATCTTAAGTAAATTGCATTATAGGGAGTCCAATACCGCCAATTACATGATACCAAATTTAGACAGTGTGCTAAAAATGCCACGAACAGAATCTAAAAAATGCAGTTGAATCGCTGCATGGCCTTTGGATGTAATAACGAAGATATGGACAAAACGCAATCATAAGTAATAAATCAGCACTAGATAGCAAACATATCTTCCtggaatcaaaattaaaaaaaatatatatatatcttaaaaAGGAAGCATAAACCTACCACCATCAAAAAGCATGCTTATCTATAACAAACAACCAAACTAATAAAACTATGGCCTCAATTGATCTGTAAATCCTTAAACATTTTGGGATGCTCAAATAGGTGTTTCGATCGTAACTGGTTCTTTAGAGTTTCGGATTTTTCTAGATGAGTCCAAAAGTTTTAAGAATGTATAACTGGATTCCAGCTCCTGCCATTAGCAGTTGGCTtcatgaatttaattttttttctgaaaaaaaatagatttcaaATTACGCAACTGCATCCTATGGTTTTAAAACATTGAATTGGGATCCCAGAATCGACACTACCAGTAAATAACTATATAAATGTTGTAGCAATAGGACCTAGTCCACCAAAACATTTTACAACTACACAAAATTAGGAATCAAATTGCAACCATTTAAAGATGTAATAAACACGAAAAAAGAGGCAACATCGATACATATTAGTTTAACCTAAAACTATCTATGTAAAAAGGCCCCCCGACAGACTCTTTTTCTACAATCTTGATCCCGATATGGATATTAAATAGCAAGCACCCGAATCTATAGAATCCGAAATGTATCACTTTTCACATAGAGGAGAAAAGAAGCAATTCACTAATTTACTTGTCGTATGGAGAAATAGGCAGTGGTAAAATGATTCGATATATCGGAATAACAGATTACACCCAAGAAGAATGCAACAAATCGGAACCTTGAATGGTGAAAATGAGAGAACAAAAAATAATGGAAATGGGAAATGTCTGAAAATGGTTGAGTTCTATTGT encodes:
- the LOC137807397 gene encoding cytochrome c oxidase subunit 6b-2, producing the protein MAEIELKTAPADFRFPTTNQTRHCFTRYIEFHRCLAAKGDNSGECQKFAKYYRSLCPGEWVDKWNEQRESGTFPGPL